In a genomic window of Candidatus Zixiibacteriota bacterium:
- a CDS encoding DUF262 domain-containing protein, with protein sequence MKATEARFLDFIKKSPQFVIPIYQRTYSWTERECRQLWDDILRTGSNEKVSAHFVGSIVYIEKGLYQVTYQSPLLVIDGQQRLTTMALLIAAVAKALDNLPDEDREPVEGFSPRKLRNYYLINPEEKDERHYKLILSQTDKDSLLAVVTGNEQPKDYSRRIAENYKLFETWIAGCAGDLTALCNGIAKLVVVDIALNRDQDNSQLIFESMNSTGRELTQADLIRNFILMGLEPDLQIRLYENFWRPMELDFGQEAYGTHFDSFMRHYLTVKTGDIPKLDAVYDAFKAHARSPIIAEAGVESLVFDIRDFARYFCAMALGAETDQNLKLAFRDLRELKVDVAYPFLLELYHDYTKDILSKNDFVSTVRFIESYVFRRAVCAIPTNSLNKTFATFTKALKKDRYLESVQAHLLLLPSYRRFPNDEEFKRELPVRNLYNFRSCSYWLRRLENYGRKERVEVAEYTIEHILPQNEKLSKEWKEALGTEWERIRDTWLHTLGNLTLTGYNSEYGDRTFGEKRNMQGGFKESPLKLNQDLGQLENWNEETIKARAQRLKDSVVEVWRAPKLDADILTAYRPKVESTTGYSIDDHPHLLSGLGQELFAAFRKEVLALDPAVSEEFLKLYVAYKAETNFVDVIPQAKRLRLALNMHFADINDPRGLCRDVTNVSRWGNGDVEVGFTSVEELPYIIALVRQSFDRQMGNGSEH encoded by the coding sequence ATGAAAGCTACCGAAGCAAGATTTTTAGACTTTATAAAGAAGTCACCTCAGTTTGTTATTCCCATTTACCAGCGCACATATTCTTGGACCGAGCGTGAGTGCAGGCAGCTCTGGGACGATATCCTGCGCACCGGCAGTAACGAAAAGGTGTCTGCTCATTTTGTCGGCTCCATCGTCTATATAGAAAAGGGACTGTATCAGGTGACGTACCAGTCGCCGCTTCTGGTTATTGATGGCCAACAACGCCTGACCACGATGGCGCTGCTGATAGCCGCAGTGGCGAAGGCTCTGGATAATCTGCCGGATGAAGACCGGGAACCGGTTGAGGGCTTCTCACCCCGGAAGTTACGCAATTACTATCTCATCAACCCGGAAGAAAAAGACGAGCGTCATTATAAACTAATTCTATCCCAGACTGACAAAGATTCGCTTCTTGCCGTTGTAACCGGAAACGAACAACCCAAAGATTATTCTCGGCGTATCGCGGAGAACTATAAACTCTTTGAAACATGGATTGCTGGATGTGCGGGTGATCTTACCGCACTATGCAATGGGATTGCCAAGCTGGTGGTTGTGGACATTGCGCTAAACCGGGATCAGGACAATTCGCAATTAATCTTTGAAAGTATGAACTCCACCGGGCGGGAACTAACCCAGGCTGATTTAATCCGCAACTTCATTTTGATGGGCCTGGAGCCGGACTTGCAGATTCGCCTTTATGAGAATTTCTGGCGGCCTATGGAACTGGACTTCGGGCAGGAGGCCTACGGCACCCACTTCGACAGCTTCATGCGACATTATTTGACGGTTAAGACCGGCGATATTCCAAAATTGGACGCCGTATACGATGCCTTTAAGGCTCATGCCCGCTCCCCTATTATAGCGGAGGCAGGGGTGGAGTCATTAGTTTTCGACATTCGAGACTTTGCGCGTTATTTTTGTGCCATGGCTTTGGGAGCCGAGACTGATCAAAACCTCAAGCTCGCCTTTCGCGACCTGCGTGAGCTCAAGGTGGATGTGGCGTATCCCTTCCTATTGGAACTTTATCACGATTATACGAAGGACATATTATCGAAGAATGATTTTGTGTCGACGGTGCGATTCATTGAATCTTATGTCTTCCGCCGGGCCGTCTGCGCCATCCCCACTAATTCGCTCAACAAGACCTTCGCTACCTTTACAAAGGCTCTGAAAAAAGACCGCTATCTGGAAAGCGTTCAGGCCCATTTGCTTCTGCTTCCTTCCTATCGGCGTTTCCCGAATGATGAGGAGTTCAAACGGGAATTGCCGGTGCGTAATCTCTACAATTTCAGGAGTTGCAGTTACTGGCTGAGGCGGCTGGAAAACTATGGCCGTAAGGAGCGCGTTGAGGTGGCCGAATATACCATTGAGCATATCCTGCCTCAGAATGAAAAGCTTTCCAAAGAGTGGAAAGAAGCTCTGGGCACGGAATGGGAACGTATCCGAGATACCTGGCTCCATACCCTCGGCAACCTGACTCTGACCGGATACAATTCGGAATATGGTGACCGGACTTTTGGCGAGAAACGCAATATGCAGGGTGGCTTTAAGGAAAGCCCGCTTAAACTAAACCAGGATCTTGGTCAGCTTGAGAATTGGAATGAAGAAACGATCAAAGCGCGCGCCCAACGATTGAAGGATTCGGTAGTAGAAGTATGGCGTGCCCCAAAACTGGATGCCGATATCCTGACCGCCTATCGGCCCAAGGTAGAATCAACAACAGGCTATTCAATCGATGATCATCCTCATCTCCTCAGTGGCTTGGGACAAGAACTTTTTGCGGCATTTCGTAAAGAGGTTTTGGCACTCGATCCAGCAGTAAGCGAGGAGTTTCTAAAACTCTATGTGGCCTACAAGGCCGAAACCAACTTTGTCGATGTAATACCACAGGCAAAGCGATTGAGGTTGGCGCTAAATATGCATTTTGCTGATATTAACGATCCTCGCGGCCTCTGTCGGGATGTTACCAATGTCAGTCGCTGGGGTAATG
- a CDS encoding restriction endonuclease subunit S: MMASKKPLSEVTTFISRGISPKYDENGYVVINQRCIREQRVDFSRIRFSDSEKTSVKPEKFVCQWDGLVNSTGVGTLGRVAQILKPVNSTIVDSHVTIVRPDLEQLDGRYFGYALFDAEKYIETLGEGATGQTELARGRLSEVDIRVPSLSTQRKIAAILSAYDDLIENNLQRIKILEEMAQNLYREWFVKFRFPGHQHARFTDSPLGRIPEGWEVKALGSLIAEHIGGGWGKDVADERHTVPAWVIRGTDIPDARFCNCSKVPFRYHTTSNLKSRCLMPGDIIFEVSGGSKDQPLGRSLLISSELFAAFNGDSVICASFCKRIRPDSQQYASELLYLSFLDAYVSGEIEQYQVQSTGISNFKWSDYLEKVNRCVPPADLQERFCDLCVPLFSEIATFGRKNTTLRRTRDLLLPKLISGEIDVLELDIAFPEEVEI; the protein is encoded by the coding sequence ATGATGGCAAGTAAAAAGCCCCTATCCGAGGTTACAACGTTTATATCTCGTGGAATCTCACCAAAGTACGACGAGAACGGTTATGTCGTGATTAATCAGCGATGCATTCGGGAGCAGCGCGTTGATTTCAGCAGGATTCGATTTTCTGACAGTGAGAAAACATCGGTTAAGCCCGAGAAGTTCGTATGTCAATGGGATGGACTCGTTAACTCTACAGGTGTTGGAACTTTGGGACGGGTGGCCCAAATCCTCAAACCAGTCAATAGCACGATTGTTGACTCTCACGTCACAATCGTAAGACCCGATCTTGAACAACTAGATGGCAGGTACTTTGGCTATGCTTTATTCGATGCCGAAAAGTATATTGAGACTCTGGGTGAAGGAGCAACGGGTCAAACAGAATTGGCACGAGGGCGCCTTTCCGAAGTTGACATCCGCGTCCCCTCCTTATCCACCCAACGGAAGATCGCGGCGATACTCTCGGCCTACGACGACCTGATTGAGAACAACCTGCAGCGGATCAAGATTCTGGAGGAGATGGCGCAGAACCTCTACCGCGAGTGGTTCGTCAAGTTCCGCTTCCCCGGCCACCAGCACGCCCGCTTCACCGATTCTCCCCTCGGCCGGATTCCAGAAGGGTGGGAGGTGAAGGCGCTCGGCTCACTCATAGCGGAGCATATTGGCGGTGGATGGGGGAAGGATGTCGCAGATGAGAGGCACACCGTGCCTGCATGGGTAATTCGTGGCACAGATATTCCAGATGCGCGTTTCTGCAATTGTTCAAAGGTCCCTTTCAGGTATCATACAACATCGAACTTGAAATCACGTTGTCTCATGCCGGGTGATATTATTTTTGAAGTGTCTGGTGGTAGTAAAGACCAACCGTTAGGTAGATCCTTATTAATATCATCTGAACTGTTCGCAGCCTTTAATGGTGACTCTGTAATATGCGCTAGTTTTTGTAAACGGATTCGGCCAGATTCACAGCAATATGCGTCCGAGCTTCTTTACTTATCTTTCTTGGATGCTTATGTATCTGGTGAGATAGAGCAATACCAAGTACAGTCTACTGGAATTTCTAATTTCAAATGGTCAGATTACCTTGAGAAGGTAAATCGTTGCGTGCCACCGGCGGATTTGCAGGAACGCTTTTGTGACCTGTGTGTTCCATTGTTTTCAGAGATCGCTACTTTTGGCCGAAAAAACACTACCCTCCGCCGCACCCGCGATCTGCTGTTGCCCAAGCTCATATCCGGCGAGATAGATGTTTTGGAGTTAGATATTGCCTTTCCCGAGGAGGTCGAAATATGA
- a CDS encoding class I SAM-dependent DNA methyltransferase, which yields MNHNGNQIEARLWAAADELRANSKLKSSEYSVPVLGLVFLRYADHKFQTAAMELTGTGGGRRKIGPADYQARGVLYLPEAARFSALIKLPEGSNIGAAINDAMRAIEADNPDLKGVLPKTYNRFENALLKELLKTMNSVPMDIEGDAFGKIYEYFLGHFAMSEGQKGGEFFTPTAIVQLIVGIIEPFHGRIFDPACGSGGMFVQSARFVEERKKNPGAELSIYGQERVAETVRLNKMNLAVHGLAGDIRQGNSYYEDLHRSTGKFDFVMANPPFNVNRVDKDRLKDDPRFPFGLPRTDNANYIWIQLFHSALSDTGRGGFVMANSASDARGSELDIRKQLIEAHAVDVMVAVGSNFFYTVTLPCTLWFFDNSKRKTDRADKVLFIDARHLYRQIDRAHRDWTPAQIEFLANIARFYRGEEPENLHGSFELLTENFGKKPKYADVAGLCKVATLNEIESQGWSLNPGRYVGVADRTEDDFDFNERLGELNEELEVLNVEARELEERIAENVVKLLEKE from the coding sequence ATGAATCATAATGGCAACCAGATTGAGGCCCGCCTGTGGGCAGCTGCAGACGAACTGCGGGCTAATTCCAAACTGAAATCTTCTGAATATTCTGTCCCCGTGTTAGGACTGGTTTTTTTGCGATATGCCGACCACAAGTTCCAGACGGCGGCAATGGAATTGACCGGCACTGGCGGCGGACGGCGGAAGATTGGCCCTGCCGACTATCAGGCTCGGGGGGTGCTCTATTTGCCCGAAGCAGCACGTTTCTCGGCACTGATTAAATTGCCGGAGGGATCCAACATTGGCGCGGCCATCAATGACGCCATGCGCGCCATCGAGGCGGATAATCCCGACCTCAAGGGCGTCTTGCCCAAGACCTACAACCGCTTTGAAAACGCCCTGCTTAAAGAACTGCTCAAGACCATGAACTCCGTCCCCATGGATATCGAGGGAGACGCTTTCGGCAAGATATACGAATACTTCCTTGGCCACTTCGCCATGAGTGAGGGCCAGAAGGGCGGCGAGTTCTTCACCCCTACCGCCATCGTCCAGCTTATTGTTGGTATTATCGAACCATTCCATGGGCGCATCTTCGACCCGGCCTGCGGCTCAGGCGGCATGTTCGTACAGAGCGCCCGATTTGTTGAGGAACGCAAAAAGAATCCTGGCGCCGAACTGAGCATATACGGACAGGAAAGGGTTGCTGAAACTGTCAGGCTGAACAAGATGAACCTCGCCGTGCATGGACTTGCTGGCGACATCCGTCAGGGCAACTCTTACTATGAAGATTTGCATCGCTCCACTGGCAAGTTCGATTTCGTAATGGCCAATCCGCCTTTTAATGTAAATCGGGTTGACAAGGACCGGCTCAAGGACGACCCGCGCTTTCCCTTCGGCCTGCCACGCACCGACAACGCCAACTACATTTGGATTCAACTTTTCCACAGTGCTCTGAGCGACACCGGCCGGGGCGGATTCGTCATGGCCAACTCCGCCTCCGACGCCCGCGGCTCGGAACTGGACATCCGCAAACAGCTCATCGAAGCTCACGCCGTGGATGTGATGGTGGCCGTCGGTTCCAACTTCTTCTACACCGTGACCCTGCCCTGTACCCTATGGTTTTTCGACAATAGCAAGCGCAAGACCGACCGCGCCGATAAGGTTCTCTTTATCGACGCCCGCCACCTCTACCGCCAGATCGACCGCGCTCACCGCGACTGGACCCCGGCACAGATTGAGTTTTTGGCCAACATCGCCCGGTTCTACCGAGGCGAGGAACCGGAGAATTTGCACGGCAGCTTCGAACTGCTGACCGAAAACTTCGGCAAGAAACCCAAGTATGCCGATGTGGCAGGACTTTGCAAGGTGGCAACGCTGAACGAGATCGAATCCCAGGGTTGGAGCCTCAATCCCGGCCGCTATGTGGGCGTAGCCGACCGCACCGAGGACGACTTTGACTTTAATGAGCGGCTGGGGGAACTGAACGAGGAACTGGAGGTCCTCAATGTCGAGGCGCGGGAACTGGAAGAGCGGATCGCGGAGAACGTGGTCAAGTTGTTGGAGAAGGAATGA
- a CDS encoding CHC2 zinc finger domain-containing protein: MSNSELRRFLDKVRGNVDIAQVIGQHVRLDSRLWGLCPFHKDNNPSFHVHKAGQFFKCFGCGIGGDVFKFLILFEKKGFMDVVKELASGAGVANPSFTSQEAEDIEKRRIYGEILSEAVSFYHGRLTHQAKAYLTKERGFTEKTIKDFQIGYADGTLRDFLLKVKEYPAEACIQTGLLKQGDDGVLRDYFYKRIIFPNIRHGKAMHLTGRCLDNQEPKYIHMPGKIKYLFNEDMLYEKMVLIAEGIPDCIAAVQAGYSSVGIYGTGGFKDEYIHKFERCERIYICMDADSPGESAALKIAEKLGNQARIIRLPDGFDLNDYFREYSNEDFEKIKKEAEDLIKYKINCISPETNKVELAERLKPILLDISKTDPATAEAYLSHVIKTRFDLKKDDIDAYRRLIKKESEESKAKRNKSSSKNDTAKYTAHFDGLIDLVSNCGEPAFLVRNGDGVEIQSEVEIDGDIFTPPPKVQIPWLLPRGEKILEFYNIEQELTPEESDGALYDDLRDYHKRISELPSDEYYDFITAWDFHTYLREQIQYTPIICLFAVPERGKTRTGKGIINLAYRGIHVESLRDAYIIRVANDLQATLFFDVKDIWRKAEKNGSEDILLLRFEKGSKVPRVLYPERGAHRDMVYYEVFGPTIIGTNEPVHRILGTRAIQINMPETSKQFENDVTPELALPLKERLVCFRARHMEQSLPDRPKPALGRLGDILKPIFQIISVVRPNREAALINLIEKLEGERRLEKSETIEAQILEAALALRHKVEHGLLQQKEILSAINEDRSERHKFTPQLVGKRLSALGIKKAKMSDGTSAMIWDSGQLERIAEKYGLSKSSVTSVTSASPGVMADETDHTEDTEVLINTYQEDIPLWKQ; encoded by the coding sequence GGAGGTGACGTCTTTAAATTCCTCATACTATTTGAGAAAAAGGGGTTTATGGATGTCGTTAAAGAACTCGCATCAGGAGCCGGTGTGGCAAACCCATCGTTTACCAGCCAGGAAGCTGAGGATATTGAGAAAAGAAGAATTTACGGCGAAATCCTGTCCGAGGCCGTAAGTTTTTACCACGGGAGATTGACCCATCAGGCAAAGGCATATTTGACAAAGGAGCGTGGTTTTACGGAGAAAACGATAAAAGATTTTCAAATCGGCTATGCTGATGGGACATTGAGGGATTTTTTGCTGAAGGTTAAAGAATATCCGGCGGAAGCGTGTATACAAACAGGCCTACTAAAACAGGGTGATGATGGTGTCCTCCGGGATTATTTCTATAAGCGCATTATTTTCCCTAATATCCGGCATGGCAAAGCTATGCACCTGACTGGAAGATGTCTCGATAATCAAGAACCGAAATATATACACATGCCCGGAAAGATTAAATACTTGTTTAACGAGGATATGTTATACGAGAAGATGGTACTGATCGCAGAGGGTATACCGGATTGCATTGCGGCTGTGCAGGCTGGGTATTCTTCGGTGGGCATCTATGGTACAGGGGGTTTTAAAGATGAATATATCCATAAATTTGAACGTTGTGAACGGATTTATATCTGTATGGACGCTGATTCCCCAGGTGAATCCGCTGCTCTCAAGATTGCCGAAAAATTAGGAAACCAAGCCCGGATAATTCGGCTTCCGGATGGTTTTGATCTTAATGATTATTTTAGAGAATATTCCAATGAAGATTTCGAGAAGATAAAGAAAGAAGCTGAAGACCTGATCAAATATAAGATTAACTGTATTTCGCCTGAGACGAATAAGGTGGAATTAGCGGAGAGATTGAAGCCGATTCTGCTGGATATTTCAAAAACTGATCCAGCCACTGCCGAGGCGTATCTCTCGCATGTAATAAAGACGCGGTTCGATTTGAAAAAAGATGATATCGACGCATATAGGAGGCTTATTAAGAAGGAATCAGAAGAAAGTAAGGCAAAGAGAAATAAATCATCCAGTAAGAATGACACAGCCAAATATACTGCTCATTTTGATGGCCTAATCGACCTCGTTTCCAATTGCGGCGAGCCAGCGTTTCTTGTTAGAAATGGCGATGGAGTTGAGATACAATCGGAAGTAGAAATTGACGGAGATATTTTTACACCACCGCCTAAAGTGCAAATCCCATGGCTATTACCTCGAGGAGAAAAGATACTTGAATTTTACAATATTGAACAAGAACTGACTCCTGAAGAGAGCGATGGCGCCCTGTATGATGATTTGAGAGATTATCATAAGCGAATTTCGGAATTACCATCGGATGAGTATTATGACTTCATTACGGCTTGGGATTTTCACACATATCTACGCGAACAGATTCAATATACTCCGATCATTTGCCTATTCGCAGTGCCGGAACGTGGAAAGACTCGGACGGGCAAAGGAATTATCAATCTGGCTTACCGCGGTATACATGTCGAATCGCTCCGAGACGCCTATATTATTAGAGTAGCCAACGATCTCCAGGCTACCTTATTCTTTGATGTCAAGGATATTTGGCGAAAGGCTGAGAAAAATGGAAGCGAAGATATTCTTCTTTTGAGGTTTGAGAAAGGTAGCAAAGTACCACGTGTGCTTTACCCTGAACGTGGTGCTCATCGAGATATGGTTTACTATGAAGTCTTTGGACCAACCATTATCGGGACCAATGAACCAGTTCACCGAATTCTCGGTACCCGAGCAATCCAGATCAATATGCCGGAAACATCCAAGCAATTCGAAAATGATGTGACACCCGAATTAGCCCTGCCGTTGAAGGAAAGGTTGGTTTGTTTTCGTGCCAGACACATGGAGCAATCCCTCCCGGATAGGCCAAAACCAGCTCTTGGAAGGCTTGGTGATATCCTTAAGCCAATTTTTCAAATAATAAGCGTGGTGAGGCCGAACCGGGAAGCTGCGCTAATCAACCTTATAGAGAAACTGGAAGGTGAGCGTCGACTCGAAAAGTCCGAAACAATTGAAGCCCAAATCTTGGAGGCCGCATTGGCTCTCAGGCATAAAGTGGAACATGGATTATTACAGCAGAAAGAGATTTTGAGCGCAATAAATGAAGATAGATCAGAAAGACATAAGTTTACTCCACAACTTGTAGGAAAAAGGCTTTCGGCACTTGGAATCAAAAAGGCCAAAATGAGCGATGGCACATCTGCCATGATTTGGGATTCGGGCCAATTGGAGCGAATTGCGGAGAAATACGGCTTGAGCAAAAGCTCAGTAACATCAGTAACCTCAGCATCACCTGGAGTGATGGCTGATGAAACTGACCATACTGAGGATACTGAGGTTTTAATCAATACATATCAGGAGGATATTCCCCTATGGAAACAATAG